Genomic window (Notolabrus celidotus isolate fNotCel1 chromosome 15, fNotCel1.pri, whole genome shotgun sequence):
GTAATTCCCTGTATCatggtgaatatttttgtggTAAATTGTGGTGCCAAgttaattatgaaaaaggaaagcaCAATACTattgatatatttctatatcattgattatattacaaaattaacataacatttaataataaattaCAGGGCAACATGAGGGCATTTCCTTACATTTGATTCACTGGTGGGGCATCCAAAGGGCACTTTTATGCATTCAATCCAATAAAAAGGAATCCAGAGAGCACTTCCTAACAATAATTGTCTGTTTGCATTCAGGAGTATTTTTCAAAATTTAGTTGTGGAGTTAACAGAAGTGCATCCAGAGCGGTTTTTATTACGCCTTATACATTGGAGGGGCACCTAGAGGActctttttcatgcattttccaaaGAAAGGACACCAGAGAAGgcaattttttaatgttttatcttatCCGTGAGGGCACTTTTCTTTCAGACATGAAGGGAAGTTTCAACAACTTGCAACAAATTTCACTATAAGATGTGCATGGATCATTTTACCAGTTCAAAAGTAGTCAAACATACCATATGACCCCATGCCATATGCTTTAAACTCTGCACCTCAGACTGTTTAGATATGGCTCAGTGTCTGTAAGCTAACAAATATTCAGATATCAGTATTTAAGAAATAAGAAAGTTTTCAGAGCCAATTGTGGATGGCAAAATGTtcacttctgtttttatcagagGTACTTGATCCTGCAAAACAAATGCAATACAAAGCTCCATTCCCTGACAGATAAGACTGACTCAAGTAGCACAAACTTAGTTCACACCTTCTTAGTTGACACCAACAGAGGAAGTCATTTTATCATCCTGTCACATGACTTTTTGAACCTCTACACCATTTCCATTCTTGGAAATCTGAATGCTCTGTGTGTTGCTGTAGCTGACAACCAGTGTTGTGAAACCAGGCTGACAGTAGATCACTCCACAGTAATGAAACACTACTATgataattcaaaatgtattcTCACCAATTATGTTGAAGGGATAAAAGTTAGCTGACTGCAGAGGTAAAACTAGCCTCCTGTCCTTACAGGTTAGCTTACCTTTGTCTGCCCAGGCTCGCAGGGGGCTGCTGTCATCGATAAGGTGGTAGAAGGTGAGGGGCAGGATAAGGAAGGGGCTGTCGCTGGATGTGTCCACTTGGAAGGGCACATTCCTCTGGTCCAGACGAACTGTCTCGCCCTCCTTGGTCAGAGACGTCTGGAGCAATTTCCCCGTCACCTGGTGGAGAAGGGACGCTCCCTTAGCTCACAGTTTGACAAGTTTCTGATTTGCATGAGATCCACATCCAGAGTCTAAAGTTTCAAAAACTTGTAGATTCTGAGGAAACGTCTGATAGTATCTATTCACACCTACCTGACATCCAATCAGGAGACTCTTGCGCATGTTGGCCACCCTGATCATCAGGCAGGGTCGGCCCTCATTAGTCGATACAACAGCATGTTGGCTGAACTTCACAGTCTCACCTCGCTTCTTTGGCCGCGCCACCTGAGAAAAAGCTTCATCAGTTCTAGATTCTGCATGACATTTACATTACAGCTTCATGTTTTCTGCTTCCTACCTAATTTATAGTTAAAGCTGgttcaggcttagaccagctcttagttgtgCTGCCATAGGCTTTGACTgtcaggggaactggcacactgacacactgggatcctacctCATCCCCTTCCTCCCAACcctccatcacttactttagctcttcctgtcccattaaagttactaaccatagacctttctggagtccctgagctcccttgtctcgtaggttcctctgagctgccgtagacgtcctcctgctgtggaggtTCCAGattccagctgatacggacatgctggactccagcagcaacagctactactactactcgtctcatcactgtcaccgctctatctcttattctcctctattcctctttcttACCCCAACTCGttcaaggcagatgtgtgtctaacatgagtctggttctgctcgaggtttctgcctgttaaaaaaaatgtttttccaagccgctgtaactagctaaatattgcgaggtgcaataatcatgatggattaaggtggggtaagactgagtcttatcctgtcttggtgttgggtctctgttcataatttgacatagagtggtctagacctcctatgtttgtaaaagcatcttgagataaagtttgttgatTTGGCGCATGGccgcatggtggtgcagtgagtagcgctgttgcctcacagctagaaggttcctggttcgaatccccggccgggcaggtgcctttctgtgtggagtttgcatgttctccccatgcatgtgtggattctctctgggtactccggcgTCCTCCcgcagtccaaaaacatgcttaccaggttaattggtcactctaaattgcccataggtgtgagtgtgtggtatggttgtctgtctctctgtgttagccctgtgataggttggcgatctgtccagggtgtaccctgccttccgctaTCCCAGCTgtgataggctccagccccttGTGACCCctgacgggataagcggtcaagataatggatggatggatggatggattggtgccatataaataaagattgattgatgattgattgtttgatacCTTGGCCAAGAAGGTACCAGTGATGAAGATTTCCATCAGCATGGTGAGGACAAGCTGGACAATGAGGAGGATGATGGCTGCCGGACATTCCTCAGTGATGCAGCGGAAGCCATAACCGATGGTTGTCTGAGACtccagagagaagaggaacGCCCCCGTCAGGGACTGCATCTGCATCACACATGGCGTGTGGTTTGAGGGAGGGTCGAACTCTGGAGGAGCAAAATAGGTCATTGAAGGTTTTCTCTTAGAGTTTGAGGAACAGGAAGCAGTTTTTGGGATGTGCTGCTGTTTTCTACTTTTGTACACTAAAATATGGGGTTCTGGTGATTGTTATGCCTGAAAGCTAAATATTGTAATTGTACCATATCTATGTGTCTGCTCACAAATATCCTATTCATATGCAGCATCACGGAGGACTCTGTATAACTGTCATATATGGTTGAGCAAGCGTTAGAATTGAGTGACATTAAAGGAAGCAGGGGGGAAATATGTGTCTTACTTCGGATATGAAACAATTTCCTGATGTTATTAATGTCTCATTTTATCAGGCTTAGATCTGCagtgctgcagagaaagctTCTTTCAGTATTACTCTTTAAAACTTCTATAAAACCCTTTACACTGATCATTAAATCAAATCCTTAAACCaaacaattaaaaatcaatTTCTTGTGCAGTTTTGAATTAGTCCAATAATTTCCCCTGGAGCTAATGTATGATTGTATGCAAACCTGCCTGTTGTTTTTACCTACTTGCCTACCACTCTGATGATGCAACTAATGCATGCAGAGTCTTCTTGTGGCTGAGATAGGAAGTATCAAACattagacaaacagacaaaccatTAGGCCAAATCAGTGCCCATTGGGCCAGCTGTTTTAAAGAAATCCAATTTTATTAAAGCTATGGGATTGAGAAAGAGGGATTACCTAGTTCTGGATCACAAAAAGTGGATTCCCAAATCCAGATTGTTCTTATCCAGGCTGGGTTTTTTTGAACAAGCAGCCCTTGTTGATTCAGgataaacattgttttttatttgaagtattGTCTTCTGAAGACCTAGTCCTTCTAAAAGCCATAGTGAGCACAACATGTTTTTATGGAATGACACAACTTCAGTTTTCTTTGACCTCGTAACCTATGACTAAAGTGGTCAACCAGGCTTACCAATCTGCAAACtgcatattcacacacacatgcaagatTGGAAACATGCTActaatgacaaaaaaacatgcttaaAATGAAGAGAAAACTACATTAACagcaaatgtgctgcaaatcaaaaaacacaaaaacagaaaacatagaAAAAACCTGTGCAACAGTAGCTGCAAGGCTAATTAAGCACCATAGCTAAGCGTTCAAATATTAAATTCAGAGCCTGACACTGGGCAGTCAGCTTATAGTAAAGCTAACTGAGAGTCCTAGCTAGCGTAAGCCATGCTAAGATGCAGTAACATTAGCACAGCTTGATGTTCATCAGAAACAATTTCTCAGAAATTCTAGTAACATTTTGAAACGTGTGGTAAAGCATcatctctcttactctcttGCTCTGTCACATACAAGCTGTTCTGCTGACCTGAAGTGCTTCTATCATCAAGCATGATTAAtgtatttgcagcatgtttgcgGTCGATGCAGTCgtgtcattttttttgcagcacGTCTTTAATTTGCAGAAAGTTTccacaaatcttttttttttgcttttgcacATTTATTAAAGTGCTTCATATTGAATGTGGGCCTTTGCTTAGCCCTGTCAGTTACCGTATATGACCCCCTGACACCCTTTTCATCTCTCACCAAGCAAGTCACCGTGAACCAGCGCgaccagataccacagcacgcCAAAGAGAAACCATGTTCCTGCAAAGGTGGCGGTGAACAGGAAGAACTTATAGCGCCACTGCATGTCCAGAAACGTCGTCCAGAGGTCTCGCATGTACAGAGCACTCCGCCCACTGACGTGCTCGATTCGAATGTTGCTGCGCCCATCTTTGGACAAGAcacgcctcctcttcctcagagtCCCGCCCCCACCAGATATACCACCTCCGAGCAAGGGTTTTAAAacgtctgtctgtgtctgtgagtggCACACCTTCTGGGGGGAGGAGCTACGGGAGGAAGGGGGTGTAGCAGATGTCATCtggtgaaaaacaaagaaaaaacagttaGAAAAAGGTCTCTGGTGACCTCAAGAACTTGACAGTGCTGTTAATATGGTAATTTGAGATAAGTGATGGGTAAAatgcatagactgtagaaataatggacgcagtatctgtgacgtcacccatctgtttctgaagcgctgttttgaagccaatcgttggctgGAAACATATTGGATAAACTGaagtcaaccaaacttagtgtgaggtaaagaggcggggtttgagcctcctggtcaacagctacagtgttccagcctgtcaatcaagtcagctgtgcctctcataatggaaaatttGCAACCTAAATATCTTCGACACTgctgcattataaaaaaattcaccccccctacagtgtgagccgatcgagtaatgagctatccagactacactcgtgttttgaaccaggctgtaaacatgtttatttctgctgtaaagatcgtcttttttgaattggtgtctatgtggtttccggtacttccggagccagcctcaagcggatcctcaatgaactgcaatttttagcacttcagcattggctgaatatttttagaccagaggttgccgcttggtaaaatGGGAAGGCTTGTCAGAAGGAAGtgaagaatatttttatgactcCTAGAATTCACAACGTCAGAACAACCTCATGATCTGATTGAGATTTTGGTGATTTCCTTTAGCATTAGGGGAAAGCTAGAAACTGCCTCTGATGGCTTTGGTAACCATCAGCCACCTGCTCCCATTCTAAGAGGGGGATTTACCTCAACTGGAACACAGTTTTAAACACCAAAAcaagtgaagaaaaaacaacataaaaagtcTGGCACACCcacatgtgtttttgaatttttttcttttgaaatttgGAGGAAGCTTTGTGGGAGTTTCCTGAGAATGACACACAATCAAACACCTTCTTGACTGCCATCAAAGAGCCACGGTGTGGACTTAATCTCTAATACGGCCTTCATGATTGCCAAAAAATCTGCATGATGTAATCAAAAAGACACGTTAAGAAGGActaatttttgttttaattcttaCAAAATACTGGGAATTACTCCAAATGTACGACCCTCGAACAGAATCGTGAAAGCAGGTCAGTCAtccagaaaaaataagaaaatgtgtGGGTTTTCCTTTTTAGTGGTTCTCAATCTCTTGGCTCTGAGGTTTCTTAACCCTTCAGAATTGAATTTTTATGCCCATGTTTTCTTGTCAGTCGTTCAAAAACTGGAAGAGAACTGCCCGCAAATCAAAAGACCTTTAAGCGAAGCCCCCTTTGAGGATataagttataataataataataataatacaaaaacatttatttatatagcaccttttaaaaataggtttacaaagtgctttacagagtgcaagacatagtgagagaaaaaacacaaaagcacatcaCAATGGTGTACGAGAACTAAAATGAGTTgagtaaaagacaataataaaaaccatgcagaaattaaaaagtcagtgatgatttaagaagtaaaagcacatttaaaaaagtgtgtttttaaaagagactttaaagaggacaaggattttgcttgcctgatctcctccggcaggttAAGTTATAGTATTAGGGCTGTCACAATATTTCGGTATTGACTATTACcatctttttaaaagaagaaatattgatattgtgctTAAAATAGACATATGGTAATACTATGTAACTAACTGGGTCATACGAGGGggtagcagcagcagaagaagctgTCACCACAGTGTGTGTCTTCTACTGCAGCGCAAATCACATAGAAGAAGATGTCAGGAGTTTTAATGGACAACGTGTTACACAGAATCACATGCAGAAGAAGACAGTGAGTTGTTCGTTTCATTAGATATTAACTTTAAGCATCATTAGAAATACATGATGACATGTAAGTAAGTCAAAAGTTTAAGTTTAAGCAACGTGTCGCTCCACCCTTGTGCTGCCTTTCCTTAATTTGACTGATAcaatttttttcaagttttccaTATCTGATAGGTGAAAATCTGATACCAAGACAGCCCGATTCAGTATGTCCAACACAAACTACATGATCTCAGGAGTCTTCTGGTAGATCTCTTGAAGTCTCCCCCTGTCTGAAGTCCTGAGAAATGTCCCTACAACATCCAGGAGATACATGTGTTGATGCGAATGTCTGTTCACTGTGGCAGTTTTtcaaaatggcctgctacatactacctacgaatgtagtaggcagtgggtactgcttactacatacttGATTTGAAttcagtctgtagtatgacAGTTCTGTTCAATCTGTCCAGACGttggccagacgtcactggatttctggtttcggaaagtggaagtaaacaacggccaagctgatagcaaaactgcttctttagcattacTCGtggtttaaaaagttaaaaagtggtTTATACGGaatttgatcattttcacagaacctaaaaactgagtgccccccgtcaaaaaaaaagaagtgtaacgttagcgctgtgcattgtgggaaacagtatgcgagggaGAATgctctgatgcatactgagaaattttcccgaatcagtacggcATCCGGGAAGTTTtgtcatactgcagattttgctcttgttcacatactacatactacatactgaattatGGCCAAATCCATACGTACTACTAGTACAGTAGGCGGTTTCTAAAACAGCCATTGACTTCGAGAAGACTTGTTCATGTGGATCCACCCCAAGCAAAACCTCTGCAATGTCAGAGTGTCAACAGGTTCTGATTAGCAGAGTTCTGCTTCTTTATACTGCTCGCCTCAGTTGCACTTTATTTTCTacttctgctttttaaaaggaCATTTCCTTAAATTTGTTGCATAATTATTATCCCAGAAGACTCTTCCTACTGCATCTTCCATCCAGTTGTCCCTCTCccctaaaaacaaaaagagtgacAAGTTGTTTGTGCACTAGCAAAATCGCTCGTACATTGTCAGGGCCTGAATGTCCTGAAATTGTCTTGACATTGTCAGCAGGTAGTGAGAGGGGCTTTGCACAATGACATGACAAAGTAGACTAGGACCCTGAGTAATGATTCCCAATTTCTCAGACGGTATCTCTTTAAGGactgaaaagagacagaataATTTGAGTGAggataaaataaagcaaatagtGTTAACCTGTCCCACCTCCTCAGCTTAGTACATCTGTCACATAGCTCCATGTAACAGGCCTGTTTGAGCTCTTGGTTTTGGAAATTTCAAATAATGACCTGCCTGTTACACCATCGGAAAGACCAGCAACACTTCTTCATAAGAAGTTCATTTGTGATGTGGGAAAAAATTGGTGGAGTTGCTCTCAttgttttgacagttttctgTAGATTTAGAGTTAAGAGGAAGCTAAGGTGTTTCCTCACAACCATGACGCAATAAAACCTCAAAGAGTTAACAAATACGGTTCATGACATGGcttgtcttcctcttttttgaCATAGTTCTGAATTTAAGTTTTTGTTGCTTGGAAGTAGATTGAGAGATTCTTCAAAAGATCTCAATCTCAAAAGCATGGAAATCAAGgatataataaaacatgtcatgcaggccacacattttttttctgcttttagtGTGAGAACAAAGAGCTTGAGAACCACTGAATAAACATCCAAACCACATGTAAAAGGAAACCAAACAAGATTTGAGGTTGGAAAAAAAGTTGTTGACCTAAATTTAAAGTTTATATAATTTAGTCATTAAAGAGGTGTTAACCAAGAGGCAtaactctctgtaaatatacatgtaagtatacaatgcaacaattctccaagcagaattccatatttctatttcttgtattatttaactattatttttttaaatgtaaaaactacctctgcaactcaccactgcacttttatcatattattttagcctgtacatattagtcatgcctatttgttgttcttttgtatttatagctgatgttattgttattatttttatttcatttttatttgtatgccttattcttatgccttgtagagagagagcacagtttaccaaagtcaaattccttgtgtgttcaagcattcctggccaataaagctgattctgattctgattctgattctgataactCCAGGGAAGTAAAACAAGTCACTTGGTCAAACATTTcgatacatttaaatatttcaacCTCTCAGCCATTAAACTAAAACACTTGACTGTCTTACAATTCATGTAAACAACAGAGAGAATAGTTTAACACCTCTGCTGATGTGGGTGTTAATTCCTGTTAAGTTGAGTGAGCAGAAGCAGTGAGTGCACAGTTCTTGTTAAGATGCTATCTTTAAGGTCTGACACTTGAAGGCAGACTTGGGTATTACGAAAGGCTCTTAATAAGAAGTTGACGTAGCCTTTGAGTTTCTCATCAAAAATAGCATCACTGCTATCAAAACTCCAAAAGGGTGATTGTCAAAAATCAgagtttaaagcctggtttatacttctgtgtcgaccCTACATAGCAGTGGTTGATGCGAacgtgagcaccacatacttgtgcattggTGTGTAGGTGTCACACAGCTGTACTCTGCCGAAATGCTTGAGTGCAGTTTGGTCTCCCTGATAGTCGGGTCAcctgtttcctgtttgctttttcacagcgattctgaATGTATTCTGTTagtttagagctgatacatgatGCTGCTtatatcatacagacatgattataggggagaatagagaggagacttTGGAGGAGATTAAATTCACGGTTGATGTGCAGTGATTCCAGAAGTGCTgtgaaaacaggaaatacaatgctgttgAAAGGACCAATCACAGGTCTTGTGAGGAGATGTGTGTCAGCTATGTATGTCAGctatgtgtgtaggc
Coding sequences:
- the LOC117826298 gene encoding ATP-sensitive inward rectifier potassium channel 10-like, coding for MTSATPPSSRSSSPQKVCHSQTQTDVLKPLLGGGISGGGGTLRKRRRVLSKDGRSNIRIEHVSGRSALYMRDLWTTFLDMQWRYKFFLFTATFAGTWFLFGVLWYLVALVHGDLLEFDPPSNHTPCVMQMQSLTGAFLFSLESQTTIGYGFRCITEECPAAIILLIVQLVLTMLMEIFITGTFLAKVARPKKRGETVKFSQHAVVSTNEGRPCLMIRVANMRKSLLIGCQVTGKLLQTSLTKEGETVRLDQRNVPFQVDTSSDSPFLILPLTFYHLIDDSSPLRAWADKGGGWSDPELADFELLVIMSATVEPTSATCQVRTSYLPDEILWGYEFPPVVSLSPSGKYVADFAFFDKVAKTKTTPIFKTPSPQHVYQSNGGGLVSELCDPEKIRLEQSYRERGEDRGRARDTPLSVRISNV